The genomic window TGCGCGGATCGACATAGTCGAATATTTTTTCGCCCGATTTACGGGTATCCAATTCCACTTCGGTATAAAGTAACTCGGGCAAGTGCATCAATTCATATTGTTGCGAAACCTTTAATCGCAGCTCGTATAAAGCAGCAAAGTTATAATCCACCGCCATGGCACCTACAGCGGCCTTAACTGCCTGTGTGCTAAAAAACAACAAAGAGCCAAAATTAAAATCGTCGCGCAGGCTGCCCTCTTGATAGTCTAACAGCGGGTGGGCCGTCATTGTGCCATCTTTTTGTTCGTAATAATCGGCATACACCATGCCGGCAGCCGTATCCTCGCATGTGTTGCGCAAGCGCTCCAAGGCATATTGTCCCAGGTTAAGTTCCATGGTTTTGGTATAAAGCACCAAAAACTCACTATCCACATGGGCAATCAACTCCTTCCACGTAGCCGTAGCTTCTAATCCCGATTCGCTTACGAGCACCTCGGCACCGTCTAATACCACTTGTTCTTTGGCCACCACAATAATTTTTGCGGTATCCTTTGATTCTTTAAAACCCTTTATGGTGGGCATTATCTCTTCCATACCCGAATATGGCAGAATACATGTTATTTTTTTGCTCATTTGTTTTAGATTTTATGCGTTAATTGTCTTCCCGCAATGCAGCGGCATGTCGCGTTGCTCCATATTTAAAAAACTCTAATATCTCTTTCATCAGTTTATCCCTGTCCTCTTGCCTGAGAATAGTTTCGAAGGGAAAACCGAGCACCACAGTTTTATTATTGCCATTGTAAATTACACCGGCACTGGTTCCGTTTTGGGAATATCTGAATGCTGTAAGCGCATTTTTATCCGCTGGTTCAATGGCATCGGGTGCTTCAGCGGCATATATATGCGGATGATATTGCGTGTTAAAGGTAAAATTACTTTTAAAATAGGGCGACACCTTATCGGTAGGCTCCACCTCTCCCCTGTTAACAGCATGATTGCTACGCCATTTAAAATGCAACAGCTCGGCCGCAAATTGTTGTACTATGGTATCCTTTAAGAGCTGCATTTCTGACCCGATATAGGCTCCGCTTATAAAAACTGGGGTAGCATTTTCGGCCAACTCTTTTAAACGATCCATCAAGCCTTGGGTATAAATTTTAAAATCGTATTGATTCTTATCCATAAAACCGGGCGTTGCTTTTTCCTCTCCCAAAATAATGTCGACCGCTTTAAAGTTTTTCGCCTCATATCCTTCACTTTCAAATACCTCGTCGCTCACCGAAACATAGGAATACCCTGCTTGTAGAATGGATTGCCCATGTGTTATCACATTATCGAAGCTATTTCCCGGTATGGCCTTACCTTCCATATCGGCATAGCTGCCCCCCCAGCCGGGACTATCATCATCCAACCATGGCGATTTGCGATCGAAATCGTATTGATTTCCCGTATGGCCGTATTCATATTGATCGGCCACACCCTGATCGTTCCACCAGGCTACACCCGCAAAACCCTTTTTGTCTACAAAAGCGGGCGCACTCACCCTGTCAAAGGCATTTACAACCAAAACGGTGGGGGCATTTTCCGCAGCAATGCCCATTGACAGTATTTCGCCGGGCATGCTTTCCCCGCCCTGGTTTACAGCGGTAACTTTAAAACTGAGATGTTGACCTACTACCGGATTATTGATTTTATATGAAGTACCACTCACCAGGGTGCCATTATCAAAACCGTTGTTACCGATTCTTTTATACACCTTATACTGGGTGGGCAAAGCCGATTTTTCCAAAGGATCTTTTACCGGCTGCCAACTTAATTTATATCCGTCATTTTGTTTTAGGATAGCCATGTGATCTACCGGTAGTGGTTGCACCACAAACTCGCGCCCTTCCTGAAAAGCAAGAAACCTAAGCATCCCTTTATAAATTGCCCGGCTCACATGAAACCTGAAACGCGGGTCGAGTCCATATTGCATATCGGCCAGGTTCTGGTGCGAATAAAGTTCGAGCAACATAGTGGGCACATTGGGCCTCCAGGCTTCAGAATACTGTTTGTCCCACATGGCCCGACGTGTCCAGTCCGGGTTAAACAGCGCCCGTATATCCTCTACTATCTGCGTTTGTACCACATCGCATAAATCGCGACTGGCCAATTTGGATTGCCCGTTAGGAAAAATTCCATCCTCACGCGCAGTGCTAAAAATACCCAGCGTACCAATAATTGAATCGTCAGGCGTTACGCCTGCATCGGTATGAAAAGCAAAAGCTAAATCGATAGGGATGTTTAATCCAGGCACATTGCGATACCCGGTGGGTCCATTGGGCTTACCCATCAAATAACCTACCCATTCGCCACGCGATTGATAATCATCGTTATAATCGTTTTTATCATCATTCAGATTAAAAATAAGCGTATCGGGCATACCTGCATATTGTAGCCAATACCTTGCTGCCTCCATATAGCGAGGACGTTGGGATGTTTTCCATCTAAAATTATCGGGGTTTACCTTTTCTCCTTTCGGTTTGTTGGTTTGCCCTGATTTTAGCGACCATTGGTTAGGCGCCACCTCAATACCCGGACGGCGTGCCACATTACCCATACCACCACCAAAACGGATGGCATCGATAGAAACCGTACCCTCTTTACAGCTTAGCTCTACCGAACCGGAATCAGGATGCAGGCCTTTGTTAAAATCAAAACTCCCCAGATAAATCCAGGTTCCACCTCCCATACTTTGATTTACAAAAAAAGAAGTACTGCCACCTGTATGATTAATTTTATATTCGGCCTGTTTTGTATTAGAGGATGATTGCTGATACGAGACATAAACTTCGTACATTCCCTTCGCCGGTATATAAGGTAAATAATGAGCTACCTTTCCGTTTGCACCTGACACATTTAAGGCACTGCCCAATTTAAAGGGATTATCGCCGGGAAACAAAGTGTCTCTGGCGGCAAAACCTACTACGGATGATGTGCTTAAACCAGGCTCCAATTCAAAGCGGGAGCCCTGTGTACTTACATCATTATCAACAATAACCTCTTGTTGCTGAAAACTACGCTCACGCGGCAAAAAGGTGGTAGCCCCGGCATTCTCGAGCATAGGTACCAGGTAAGGCAACACATACATCATGGGCGATACATCCTCTACAGAACCATAAAGCCGGGCCCTTTGCCATTCCCACCTGTCGAGCTTCGATTCGTAATACCAACCATGACTATGCCATAAAGCGATATAATTATCAGACAGTCCTTTTGTATAGTTCAATTGACCTTGCCTGCGAAGTAGCTTTTTCCGATCAGCACTTGCAGACAAACGCTGTTGGTGCACCCTATCTTTAGCTCTGTACCTGTTAGGAATCAGATTATTCACTTCGCTGCCGTTTGAATAAACCTGCAGTTGGTATGATTTTAACCTGCCCCTAAATTCACTTTTCAGGCTTTCTTTAAATTTCTTTTCTATCGCGGGACGCCAAGGCCAATAGGTCAGGTTTTTATTATAGTACAAGTTAATTAGCCTATCCGCAGGCATCACTGCAAGCGAGTCTAACGCAATGTTTCCCATATGCGCCACCCCATTTACCGGATTGGTCCATCCTTGTAAATTCCTAGTGGCTTTTCGTTCCAGCCTTTTTTGTTGCGCCTGCAAGCCGGATGCAAAAATAAAAAAACTGATTACTAACGATATGACTATAGGTCGGGTAGCATTTATCATCATTGTTAAAAATTGTTCATTTTGCATGATGTGCCAAAATTATAAATATTTTTTTACCATTCAAATTTTTGTCATACATCTTACGTCTTATTTTGTTTTGTAAAAATTTTATTTCTACTTTTGTATTAAGCTAAACAATATAGCAAATATTGTTTTGGGTATGGATAATACCAGAATAATACAGCAGACTCAAACTTATAATACATATCACACTTTACAAGCTATGATACTAATTGCGGACAGTGGTTCTACTAAAACAGAATGGAGAGTTAGCGGAGACCATGTAGGCTCTGAAAACACCTGTATCACCAAAGGAATCAATCCTTTTCATCAGACTACGGAAGAAATATTAATGAGTCTTAAAGAAAGTTTCTCCTTAGCTGTGGATGAGATAAACGAAATTTACTTTTACGGTGCCGGCTGTGCCAACCAAGAAAAAAACAACATTGTAAGGAGTGCGCTTTTTAGTTTTTTTGGTACGGATAAAATTTATGTTGACAGTGACCTGGCTGGTGCTGCCCGATCGCTTTGTGGCAACAGCGCGGGCATTGCTTGCATTTTGGGCACAGGCTCTAACTCCTGCCTTTACGACGGTAAAAACGTGATCGACAACGTTTCACCACTGGGCTATATCCTTGGTGATGAAGGCAGTGGCGCGTATTTAGGAAAGCAACTAATAGGCGACATCCTTAAAAAGCAACTCCCGGACAACCTTATCGATTTATTTTGGCAAGAGCACCAAACCAACCGAGCCGAAATACTGGAACATGTGTATAAAAAGCCAATGGCCAACAGGTATTTGGCACAGTACACCAAATTTTTATCTAAACATATCCATCAAGCTGCACTGGATCGTTTGGTTACGCAATCGTTCAGTAGTTTTGTACAGCGCAACCTGTTGCAATATAACAATGTTCTGCATTTGGAGGTTAATTTTACCGGGAGTGTGGCCTATTATTTTAGGCCCCAATTAAAAAAAGCATTAAATCAGCACAACTTAACACTGGGCATTGTTACTCAGGCTCCAATGAGCGGATTAGAAAAATACCACCGATTAACAAAACTGCATCATGACCGACACAATTAATAAAAACAAAAAAGTTAGTGTTACCGAATCACCCTCCAGATTCGATAACTTAGAGGATATGAGCGTTGAGGAATTACTCACGAGCATCAATAAGGAAGATGCCAACGTGCACATTGCCGTACAGCGCGCCCTGCCTCAAATAAAGGAGCTGGTTGAGCGTATTGTAAGCAGAATGGAAAAAGGAGGAAGGGTTTTTTACCTGGGTGCCGGCACAAGTGGCAGACTGGGTGTTTTGGACGCGTCGGAATTACCACCCACATTCGGTGTACCCGACAGCATGGTAATCGGACTGATCGCTGGTGGCGATGTGGCACTGCGTAAAGCCGTTGAAGCTGCCGAAGACGACCCCAACAAAGCCTGGTCGGAACTGATGGCTTACGATATCAATCAAATGGACACCATTATAGGCATTGCTGCATCGGGGACTACCCCGTACGTAATAGGCGGCATCAAGCATGGTCGCAAAAACGGCTTACTGACCGGCTGCATCACCTGCAACCCTAATAGTGAAGTAGCATCGGTTACGGAATTTCCGATTGAAGCCATCGTTGGGCCCGAATTTGTTACAGGCAGTACGCGATTAAAAGCAGGAACGGCTCAAAAAATGATTCTCAACATGATTACCACTACCATCATGATTAAACTGGGCCGGGTAAAAGGAAACAAAATGGTAAACATGCAGCTTACCAACAAAAAGCTGGTGGCCAGAGGTGCACGTATGATTATGGAAGAAACCAAACTTACGTATGCGGAAGCAAAGCGCCTGCTATTGCTACATGGATCCGTTAAAAAAGCCATTGACGCATACAGAAAATAAAAGCTGAAAGTGTTACGAATTTTTGATAGGTGCAGTTAAATTTGAACCCAAAAAAAACACCAGCTCCCGCAATGTTAAAGAGGGCAGTTAGTCCGTACTTGTTTTCGGTATGCTGCCCTAATAGTATTAGTAAACCCCTTTAAAATACTTATCGTAAACCGCCATATTGCGCTCCAACAGTTCAACGGCATATTTATAGGAGTTTTCTTCGTCCTTTTTTACGATGGCATTAAAAATTTCTTTTTGTAAGCGCAAGGTATATTCCTTTTCGCCTTCAATATTTGCATAAATCATATTGCGCATACGCGGCAGCAGCGAATAAATGGGTTCCATAGAAAGAATGACTATAGGATTGCCTGTAGCCTTGGATATATTCATATGAAACCTGTTAATCAAATCCACTTCTAATTGTGTATTGTCCGGATCGCAAGCTATTAACTCCTTTAAACACTCTTGTAACAACAACAGGTCATCCTCCGTTCTGTTTCGTGCGGCCAGCTTACTTATTTCAGGTTCAAATAGTCTGCGTACTTCTATAATTTGTCGAATTAAACTCGAATCAAACCTCAAATCATAATACAAATTTAAGGATTCGATGGCATCTTCGATCTTAATTTCGGAAACATACATCCCGCTGCCTTTTTTTATCTCTACCAAACCGCGGGCACTCAATCTTCGTAAAGCTTCGCGCAAGGCTGTACGGCTGACAGCAAAGCTTGCACACAACTCTTTCTCAGATGGCAGCTTGGTTCCGGATACCAACTTTCTGGAACGAATCGCCTCCTCAATCTTCCTCTCTATTTTTTGACTTAGCGTTTGACTTGTTCCAATTTTTTGAAAAATATTGTCCATTTACATAGGGTTTCTTAACATATCATACAAATGTATCATCTTTTATTTAAAAAAAGTCATTTCAATTGAAATAATGAAGTGCAGCAGGCTAATAATAGTATCCTGAATTTTTTTAAACTAATTGTATCCATTTTTTGTACCTTGGATTGATTATTTCAACTAAATTGATTAAGGATATGGCATCAGAAAATGACGCACCCCACAAAATAAAGCCCATTTACGATGAAGATGGACGACTCAATAAACCCTATTATTTTAATGAACTGGACAGGCTGCAGTTAGAACTGGTGCGGATGCAAGCCTGGATTAAGCATAAGGGACTAAAGGTTGTAGTGATTTTTGAGGGTAGAGATGCGGCCGGTAAAGGCGGTGTTATAAAAAGAATAAAGCAACGACTCAACCCGCGCAATACCAAGATAGTGGCCTTGCCCATTCCCACTGAACGCGAGAGAACACAATGGTATTTTCAGCGTTATGTGGCACATCTACCGGCAGCCGGCGAAATGGCCTTATTCGACCGCAGCTGGTACAACCGGGCAGGGGTAGAAAAAGTAATGGGTTTTTGTACCCAGCAGGAATATGAGGAGTTTTTACGCTCCTGCCCCGATTTTGAACGTATGCTAATCCGATCCGGCATTATATTGGTTAAATATTGGTTTTCGGTTAGCGATGATGAACAGGAAAAACGATTTAAAGAAAGAATTAACACGCCCTTAAAAAGATGGAAAATAAGTGAAATGGACTTGGCGGCACGAACGCATTGGGTAGATTATTCCATTGCCAAGGATAGGATGTTTAAATATACCGACCAGAAACTTTCGCCATGGTATGTAGTGGAAGGCGACGACAAGCGCAAAGCCCGCTTAAACTGCATTTCGCACCTCTTATCCATGATACCTTATGAAAGAATTCCGTACAAAAAGCTGGAACTCCCCGAAATACAAAGCAAAGTAGGTTACATGCGTCCTCCCATGGAGGAACAGACCCACGTACCTGCAGTTTATTAAAACATCTTGATTACAGTTGAAAAATATATTGAATGGCCAGATTTATTAAAAGCAATAAGGAATTCATCGGTATATCCCCCGACAGCATCCGCTTTAGAGGGGAAAAAAAAACCGACTCTACACTTATTAAGCTCACCCGGTACAACGAAAATTCACTAAGCGAAAATACCATAGGCGAAATCGAAGACTTGACTGATTTATACAAGCCCGGATTCACCTCCTGGTTAAACATCGATGGCCTGCACGATATGGATTTGATGCGACAATTACCAGTAAATCTAGATATTGAACCCGTAATTATTTCGGAAGTACTGAATACACATGCCCGCCCCAAAGTTATTGAATACGACAATTGCCTGTATATTGGTTTAAAAATGCTGCATTACCTGGGCGATGGCATAACCATTAAAACGGAGAATATTGTATTTGTGGTTAAAGAAGGCGTGCTGATTACATTCCAGGAAAGAACGGGTGATGTTTTTGATCCGGTGCGTGAGCGATTAAAAAACGCTAAAAAAAGGATCAGACGTTTAGGTGCGGATTATTTGGCATTTACCCTTATCGATATTATCATCGACAATTACACTTACCTTATCAGCCGAATTGGGCAGGATATTGAAACATTGGATGAAAAATTACTGCGCAGTGCCAATGACGATATCCTGCATCAGATTAACAAATTTAAAAGTGAACTGATTTATCTCCACAAATCGATATTGCCCGGTAAGGAGATGATTTACCACTTGATAAAGATGGATTCTGAATACATTAACGAAGACAGCCTGGTACATTACCGCGAGTTGCAGAGCAATATAAACCATGCCGTTGATTCACTGAACAACTACAAAGAAATTTTAAGCAGCCAATTGAATATTTACCATACCCAGGTATCCTCGCGCTTGAACGATGTGATGAAATTTTTGACCGTGTTCTCCGTCATCTTTATACCGCTAACATTTATTGCGGGCATTTATGGTACCAACTTCGTGCATATACCCGAATTGCATTACAAATTGGGATACCCCGTTATGCTGGTGGCCATGGCCATAATAGCAGTTGGCATGTTGGTTTATTTTAAGAGGAAGAGGTGGATTTGATTGGGTGTTGTATTATAGGCAGCATGCCATCGATAATGCATTCAACACACATGGGAATCAATGTAAGAGGGTCGGTACCGTAATGGTATCGACCCTTAAATAGTTACAGCACACAAACCAGGAAAATGGCCTTTATTCATATTTTTAGTAATTTATGAATAGTCCAGGTTAAGGTGCAAGCTATCGCGAATAGCTTTTAAATGATGCACCAAAATTTCAGTTTACACTCCCCGGTTTAGTTACCCTCCATAAATTTTACCGACCAAAGATCTTTCTTTTGTTCTTCGGTAGCTAATTCAATCGATTTTTTAGCTTGAACCTTAGCCTCTTTAATCCTACCTGCCTTATTTAAAACACAGGCATACGTATCAATATTGGCAAAATTAGTATTGAGCTCTATTGAACGTTTCGCCATTATTATCGCTTTATCCATCAAGTCTTTACTAATTTCCTCTTCAGCTTGCGCAATCCACCAGGCATATTTATTTAAGCCCTCCATATTGTCAAAGTCATATTTAATAGCGTAATTAGCCAGTGCCTCAAAGAATTTTACACGCTCCGGACTTCTATAAAGTGCATTGACTTCTGCGGTAGCTATAACTTTTACTCCCACTTCTTTATCAAGCGAAATCAATTCTGCCTCCTTGGCGGCAATTGCGGCTTTGTCTTCTTCACGAGTTACCTTCATTAACTCCTCCATCATAATTTGCTCAATAAACTGATCAATTTGAGCCTTTTCGGATAGGGCATAAAACTTGGCCTTATTCTTTAATACGAAGCGAAATTTTGAATCAGCAGTAGATTTTACTGTAGATGTAATTATTTTTAAATCTGTGGCATTAATCAATTCCTCGGGCTTTTTAAGAGCATAATAAGCTTCAGTTGCAGCCTTGGTATCGAATTCTCCTTGCGATGAAATTAAAATGAAGTTTTGTAAAAATGCCGCACTACGTTCGCCGGCTTCAAATTTCTTATTTAAAGCCCCCCAGCTATTTTCAGGGTCTGCAGCTGTTTTAGCTGTAAGTAATAGTGCCTCTGCATCGCTCGCTCCAAGTGATTTGTGCTGAATATTGCCATCAGAGTCTAACCACAATAAAGTAGGAAATGCGCTAACATTGTACTTACCCATTAAAGGTTTTCCTGCTTCTGACTCCATGTCCATTTTCACATTCACAAAATTCTTATTAAAGAAATCTCCCACTTCCTTTTGTGTGAAGACATTTTTAGCCAAATATTTACAAGGCCCGCACCAAGTGGTGTAACAATCCATAAAAACGATTTTATTTTCTTTTTTAGCCTTTGCTAAAGCCTCCTGAAGGGTGCCATGCCCAAATTCAATTCCTTGTGCGAATACAGCAGTATAGGCCATTATGGCAACTAGCGATAGAATAATTTTTCTCATCAATTTTAGATTTAAGTCACAAATGCTTGCAACAGATTATATATATAGATGCCCAAGAGTTTTCTTAGGTGTAATAAGTAACATATACTTAGTGGCTATAAGAAAACGCCAAATACTGCGTTATTCTCATCTTGAAAACAGTCATTTACAACAGTAAACTCCTTGATTTTCAATACTCGAATGCCTTGTCTTTGGCGTTTTCTTATCGAGCCACACAAAAATATTCGAGTTTTCTTATATGCACTACTTAGGGTCTGCTGAAAAACTCCAGAGGAGTTTGCTGTGCATAACCCCCAGATTTATCTGGGGGTTATAGTGTCGTAATGAATGAACTCCAACGGAGTTTCCCATATAAAACACCCCATAAAAATAGCTTTCGGGCTACTCCTACGGAGTAAAATCTCAAGTGCATATTTCATCGCCCAGATAAATCTGGGGGGTATGTAAAGGTAATCCCTACGGGATAAAGATTTTTACTCTGCATGGAAAATCTCATTTCATAAGCTAAATCCTTTTACTTTAGATTCATTTTAGATTCACAATCTACTTATTATATGATATATGGTTGTTTTTTAGGAAGCCCTACTTAAATACCTTCCAAACTATTTAAAAACTGGATGGTTTGCTCCGATGACGGTAATGTCATCTCCTTTTTTATGATGTGTCCCTTTTTATCCAGCAAAATAAATCGGGGAATACTATTTACGCGGTAATTCTTCTGAAATTGACTTTTATTTCCTAAATACAGCTGATATCCAGCCATTTCCTTATTCTGATTAATCATGTTGAGCCACTTATCTTTATCAGTATCAACAGACAGGCTAAGAAAATTAATATTTTTATCGCTAAACTGTTTACTCAAATTGTGTAGTGCCGGTATTTCCTTCCTACAAGGACCACACCAGGTAGCCCAAATATCGATGTACACGTATTTACCCAGAAAATCCTTTAGTGAATACAATTTCCCATCCTTATCTGTAGCATTAAAATCTGGCGAAGGTTTTCCGAAAGATAAAGTGTCGTACTTGTCATATACCTCACTATATATTTTCCTCAATTCAGGAATTTGAACGTAAGTATCATAATAACGTTGCAACTCCGAAATATTATCAATTCCATACCTGTGTATATATTCCACGGCCAAATAATTTAACATACTCTGCTTAACGATATCGTTTTTAAAATTTTCAATAAAAAACTTCATCTTTAAGAGCGTCTTATCATAAAAATTAGTGCTTGGCTCGCTGTTTCGATAGGAAATATAAGCGCCTTCTTTTAAAAATTCACGATAAGGCATAACACCAATTATATCCTCATCTTCAACCATCATCTTCTGAATAGAATTATAATATTCATCATCAGGCGTATAACTATTTCCTTTTGTGTGAAAGGAGTGACCTACCGGATACATTAACAGTGACTGCGCATAGGCATATTTAATTTTATTAGACTCCATTTTATAAAAGACAGGAAAAGTTTCCTGAAACTTCCTTGCACTAAACAAGTCCTGAGATTCCTTATCTAATTCCCAAAGTCTTTTTTCAAAATCTGAAAAAGACAATTGGTAATCCGATGGTTTAATTCGTGTTATTGAAAAACTATTTAAATAATCAACAATACGTTCTTTTGCACCAATAAATTTGAATGATTTTATAAAATCAAATCCATCAAAGGATATTTCAATTCTATCTTTTTTCTCAATAAATATCTGTCTTGACTCTTCACCATAATG from Saccharicrinis carchari includes these protein-coding regions:
- a CDS encoding golvesin C-terminal-like domain-containing protein, with protein sequence MQNEQFLTMMINATRPIVISLVISFFIFASGLQAQQKRLERKATRNLQGWTNPVNGVAHMGNIALDSLAVMPADRLINLYYNKNLTYWPWRPAIEKKFKESLKSEFRGRLKSYQLQVYSNGSEVNNLIPNRYRAKDRVHQQRLSASADRKKLLRRQGQLNYTKGLSDNYIALWHSHGWYYESKLDRWEWQRARLYGSVEDVSPMMYVLPYLVPMLENAGATTFLPRERSFQQQEVIVDNDVSTQGSRFELEPGLSTSSVVGFAARDTLFPGDNPFKLGSALNVSGANGKVAHYLPYIPAKGMYEVYVSYQQSSSNTKQAEYKINHTGGSTSFFVNQSMGGGTWIYLGSFDFNKGLHPDSGSVELSCKEGTVSIDAIRFGGGMGNVARRPGIEVAPNQWSLKSGQTNKPKGEKVNPDNFRWKTSQRPRYMEAARYWLQYAGMPDTLIFNLNDDKNDYNDDYQSRGEWVGYLMGKPNGPTGYRNVPGLNIPIDLAFAFHTDAGVTPDDSIIGTLGIFSTAREDGIFPNGQSKLASRDLCDVVQTQIVEDIRALFNPDWTRRAMWDKQYSEAWRPNVPTMLLELYSHQNLADMQYGLDPRFRFHVSRAIYKGMLRFLAFQEGREFVVQPLPVDHMAILKQNDGYKLSWQPVKDPLEKSALPTQYKVYKRIGNNGFDNGTLVSGTSYKINNPVVGQHLSFKVTAVNQGGESMPGEILSMGIAAENAPTVLVVNAFDRVSAPAFVDKKGFAGVAWWNDQGVADQYEYGHTGNQYDFDRKSPWLDDDSPGWGGSYADMEGKAIPGNSFDNVITHGQSILQAGYSYVSVSDEVFESEGYEAKNFKAVDIILGEEKATPGFMDKNQYDFKIYTQGLMDRLKELAENATPVFISGAYIGSEMQLLKDTIVQQFAAELLHFKWRSNHAVNRGEVEPTDKVSPYFKSNFTFNTQYHPHIYAAEAPDAIEPADKNALTAFRYSQNGTSAGVIYNGNNKTVVLGFPFETILRQEDRDKLMKEILEFFKYGATRHAAALREDN
- a CDS encoding BadF/BadG/BcrA/BcrD ATPase family protein; translated protein: MILIADSGSTKTEWRVSGDHVGSENTCITKGINPFHQTTEEILMSLKESFSLAVDEINEIYFYGAGCANQEKNNIVRSALFSFFGTDKIYVDSDLAGAARSLCGNSAGIACILGTGSNSCLYDGKNVIDNVSPLGYILGDEGSGAYLGKQLIGDILKKQLPDNLIDLFWQEHQTNRAEILEHVYKKPMANRYLAQYTKFLSKHIHQAALDRLVTQSFSSFVQRNLLQYNNVLHLEVNFTGSVAYYFRPQLKKALNQHNLTLGIVTQAPMSGLEKYHRLTKLHHDRHN
- the murQ gene encoding N-acetylmuramic acid 6-phosphate etherase, with protein sequence MTDTINKNKKVSVTESPSRFDNLEDMSVEELLTSINKEDANVHIAVQRALPQIKELVERIVSRMEKGGRVFYLGAGTSGRLGVLDASELPPTFGVPDSMVIGLIAGGDVALRKAVEAAEDDPNKAWSELMAYDINQMDTIIGIAASGTTPYVIGGIKHGRKNGLLTGCITCNPNSEVASVTEFPIEAIVGPEFVTGSTRLKAGTAQKMILNMITTTIMIKLGRVKGNKMVNMQLTNKKLVARGARMIMEETKLTYAEAKRLLLLHGSVKKAIDAYRK
- a CDS encoding FadR/GntR family transcriptional regulator codes for the protein MDNIFQKIGTSQTLSQKIERKIEEAIRSRKLVSGTKLPSEKELCASFAVSRTALREALRRLSARGLVEIKKGSGMYVSEIKIEDAIESLNLYYDLRFDSSLIRQIIEVRRLFEPEISKLAARNRTEDDLLLLQECLKELIACDPDNTQLEVDLINRFHMNISKATGNPIVILSMEPIYSLLPRMRNMIYANIEGEKEYTLRLQKEIFNAIVKKDEENSYKYAVELLERNMAVYDKYFKGVY
- the ppk2 gene encoding polyphosphate kinase 2, translated to MASENDAPHKIKPIYDEDGRLNKPYYFNELDRLQLELVRMQAWIKHKGLKVVVIFEGRDAAGKGGVIKRIKQRLNPRNTKIVALPIPTERERTQWYFQRYVAHLPAAGEMALFDRSWYNRAGVEKVMGFCTQQEYEEFLRSCPDFERMLIRSGIILVKYWFSVSDDEQEKRFKERINTPLKRWKISEMDLAARTHWVDYSIAKDRMFKYTDQKLSPWYVVEGDDKRKARLNCISHLLSMIPYERIPYKKLELPEIQSKVGYMRPPMEEQTHVPAVY
- the corA gene encoding magnesium/cobalt transporter CorA, coding for MARFIKSNKEFIGISPDSIRFRGEKKTDSTLIKLTRYNENSLSENTIGEIEDLTDLYKPGFTSWLNIDGLHDMDLMRQLPVNLDIEPVIISEVLNTHARPKVIEYDNCLYIGLKMLHYLGDGITIKTENIVFVVKEGVLITFQERTGDVFDPVRERLKNAKKRIRRLGADYLAFTLIDIIIDNYTYLISRIGQDIETLDEKLLRSANDDILHQINKFKSELIYLHKSILPGKEMIYHLIKMDSEYINEDSLVHYRELQSNINHAVDSLNNYKEILSSQLNIYHTQVSSRLNDVMKFLTVFSVIFIPLTFIAGIYGTNFVHIPELHYKLGYPVMLVAMAIIAVGMLVYFKRKRWI
- a CDS encoding thioredoxin family protein, which translates into the protein MRKIILSLVAIMAYTAVFAQGIEFGHGTLQEALAKAKKENKIVFMDCYTTWCGPCKYLAKNVFTQKEVGDFFNKNFVNVKMDMESEAGKPLMGKYNVSAFPTLLWLDSDGNIQHKSLGASDAEALLLTAKTAADPENSWGALNKKFEAGERSAAFLQNFILISSQGEFDTKAATEAYYALKKPEELINATDLKIITSTVKSTADSKFRFVLKNKAKFYALSEKAQIDQFIEQIMMEELMKVTREEDKAAIAAKEAELISLDKEVGVKVIATAEVNALYRSPERVKFFEALANYAIKYDFDNMEGLNKYAWWIAQAEEEISKDLMDKAIIMAKRSIELNTNFANIDTYACVLNKAGRIKEAKVQAKKSIELATEEQKKDLWSVKFMEGN
- a CDS encoding TlpA family protein disulfide reductase, producing MKIKNIISCASLLVAVMLSSCSKYEEDDVVIKFKVENKTFETLTLYCDLSIREIQIDDNGEGECVLSDIDHSYASLHYGEESRQIFIEKKDRIEISFDGFDFIKSFKFIGAKERIVDYLNSFSITRIKPSDYQLSFSDFEKRLWELDKESQDLFSARKFQETFPVFYKMESNKIKYAYAQSLLMYPVGHSFHTKGNSYTPDDEYYNSIQKMMVEDEDIIGVMPYREFLKEGAYISYRNSEPSTNFYDKTLLKMKFFIENFKNDIVKQSMLNYLAVEYIHRYGIDNISELQRYYDTYVQIPELRKIYSEVYDKYDTLSFGKPSPDFNATDKDGKLYSLKDFLGKYVYIDIWATWCGPCRKEIPALHNLSKQFSDKNINFLSLSVDTDKDKWLNMINQNKEMAGYQLYLGNKSQFQKNYRVNSIPRFILLDKKGHIIKKEMTLPSSEQTIQFLNSLEGI